One uncultured Alphaproteobacteria bacterium genomic region harbors:
- a CDS encoding Flagellar basal-body rod protein FlgF: MENAGYIALSRQTALWRQMDQIANNMANLNTAGFKGERELFTDYVAQVRTDRSLFKDKIAFTQDFGMVRDLSEGALETTGNPLDVAIKGDGYFEVETDAGQRFYTRSGHFKLNADGQLATTAGELVLNENQQPIFIAPNETEITFSRDGTISTENGPIGRLRMVAFEDQRALKKVAGGLYDAGEQTAQPVQSPHLVQGMLESSNVNPMLEMTRMIEVQRAYEHAQKMIEVEHDRQRSAIDAYAKTFS, translated from the coding sequence ATGGAAAACGCCGGCTATATCGCGCTCAGCCGTCAGACCGCCCTGTGGCGGCAGATGGACCAGATCGCCAACAACATGGCGAACCTCAACACCGCGGGGTTCAAGGGCGAACGCGAGCTGTTCACCGACTACGTGGCGCAGGTGCGCACCGACCGCTCGCTGTTCAAGGACAAGATCGCCTTCACCCAGGATTTCGGCATGGTCCGCGACCTCTCCGAAGGCGCGCTCGAGACCACCGGCAATCCGCTCGACGTCGCGATCAAGGGCGACGGCTACTTCGAGGTCGAGACCGACGCCGGCCAGCGGTTCTACACCCGCAGCGGGCACTTCAAGCTCAACGCCGACGGCCAGCTCGCCACCACCGCCGGAGAGCTGGTGCTCAACGAGAACCAGCAGCCGATCTTCATCGCCCCCAACGAAACCGAGATCACCTTCTCCCGCGACGGCACGATCTCCACCGAGAACGGCCCGATCGGGCGGCTGCGCATGGTCGCCTTCGAAGATCAGCGCGCCCTCAAGAAGGTCGCGGGCGGGCTTTACGACGCGGGCGAGCAGACCGCCCAGCCGGTGCAGTCGCCGCACCTGGTGCAGGGGATGCTGGAAAGCTCCAACGTCAACCCGATGCTCGAAATGACGCGGATGATCGAGGTGCAGCGCGCCTACGAACACGCGCAGAAGATGATCGAAGTCGAACACGACCGCCAGCGCAGCGCCATCGACGCCTACGCCAAGACGTTCAGCTGA
- the flgG gene encoding flagellar component of cell-distal portion of basal-body rod (Evidence 2a : Function of homologous gene experimentally demonstrated in an other organism; PubMedId : 1482109; Product type s : structure) translates to MRALSIAATGMHAQQTNVEVISNNIANMNTTAYSRRRAEFNDLLYQNLKRQGAQSSDTGTLVPAGVQLGLGVRTAAVYRITEQGSLTNTDNTLDLAIEGKGYFQVTLPSGETAYTRAGSFQLSSTGEIVTNDGYSVQPGITIPNNSTDITVNASGEVWVKLDGQTTQTNVGTLQIATFINEAGMEAIGDNLYMETPASGAPTVGTPDTTGFGSILQGYLETSNVNVVSEITDLISAQRAYEMNSKVVTTSDEMLSTINQMK, encoded by the coding sequence ATGCGAGCCCTGAGCATTGCCGCGACCGGTATGCACGCCCAGCAGACCAACGTCGAAGTCATCTCGAACAACATCGCCAACATGAACACCACGGCGTACTCCCGCCGCCGTGCCGAGTTCAACGACCTGCTCTATCAAAACCTCAAGCGTCAGGGCGCGCAGAGCTCCGACACCGGCACCCTGGTGCCGGCGGGCGTGCAGCTCGGCCTCGGCGTGCGCACCGCCGCGGTCTACCGGATCACCGAGCAGGGCAGCCTCACCAACACCGACAACACCCTCGACCTCGCGATCGAGGGCAAGGGCTACTTCCAGGTGACGCTGCCGTCGGGCGAAACCGCCTACACCCGCGCGGGATCGTTCCAGCTCAGCAGCACCGGCGAGATCGTCACCAACGACGGCTACTCGGTGCAGCCGGGCATCACCATTCCCAACAACTCCACCGACATCACCGTCAACGCCTCGGGCGAGGTGTGGGTGAAGCTCGACGGTCAGACCACCCAGACCAACGTCGGCACCCTGCAGATCGCCACCTTCATCAACGAAGCGGGCATGGAGGCGATCGGCGACAACCTCTACATGGAAACCCCGGCCTCGGGCGCGCCGACCGTCGGCACCCCCGACACCACCGGCTTCGGCTCGATCCTGCAGGGCTACCTCGAAACCTCGAACGTCAACGTCGTGTCGGAGATCACCGACCTCATCAGCGCCCAGCGCGCCTACGAGATGAACTCCAAGGTGGTCACCACCTCCGACGAGATGCTCAGCACCATCAACCAGATGAAGTGA
- a CDS encoding putative Flagellar basal-body P-ring formation protein FlgA (Evidence 3 : Function proposed based on presence of conserved amino acid motif, structural feature or limited homology) gives MNLRILTLALGLAALPGTAPAQSLGVQIAAAPAAAEETLNALNPVITVRGATIRVSDVFSGPIPKGDRAILNAPAPGERMVIEADLLARIARLYELDWKPLSRDIRAVVKRDSRTVSEAEILDEVRLALTDRGAPTESELVPATAGFAVQLPAEATPAVSVGQLAYDPRTQRFSSVVDVTATEGDRVVYTRQIAVAGRVFETTAVPVLTTTLNRGEVISAHDITVANVRTDRVGDGAVTDPYALVGKQARRQIKEGEPVRANQLQTQVLVSRGDEVVIFYALKTMNLTAKGKALEAGGQGDMIRILNTKSNRTLLAKVVQPHQVVVDVISTQSALR, from the coding sequence ATGAATCTCCGGATCCTCACCCTCGCTCTCGGCCTTGCCGCCCTGCCGGGCACGGCGCCGGCGCAAAGCCTCGGCGTCCAGATCGCCGCCGCTCCCGCGGCCGCCGAGGAGACCCTCAACGCCCTCAACCCGGTGATCACCGTGCGCGGCGCGACGATCCGCGTCAGCGACGTGTTCTCGGGGCCGATCCCCAAGGGCGACCGGGCGATTCTCAACGCGCCCGCGCCGGGCGAACGGATGGTGATCGAGGCCGATCTGCTGGCGCGCATCGCGCGGCTCTACGAGCTCGACTGGAAGCCGCTCTCCCGCGATATCCGCGCGGTGGTGAAGCGCGACAGCCGCACCGTCTCGGAAGCCGAAATCCTCGACGAGGTTCGCCTCGCGCTCACCGACCGGGGTGCGCCGACGGAAAGCGAGCTGGTGCCCGCCACCGCCGGGTTCGCGGTGCAGCTTCCCGCCGAGGCGACGCCCGCGGTTTCGGTCGGCCAGCTCGCCTACGACCCGCGCACCCAGCGCTTTTCGAGCGTCGTCGACGTCACCGCGACCGAAGGCGACCGGGTGGTCTACACCCGTCAGATCGCGGTCGCCGGACGGGTGTTCGAGACCACCGCGGTGCCGGTGCTCACCACCACCCTCAACCGCGGCGAGGTGATCTCGGCGCACGACATCACCGTCGCCAACGTCCGCACCGACCGCGTCGGCGACGGCGCGGTGACCGATCCCTACGCGCTCGTCGGCAAGCAGGCGCGCCGCCAGATCAAGGAAGGCGAGCCGGTGCGCGCCAACCAGCTGCAGACCCAGGTTCTGGTGTCGCGCGGCGACGAGGTGGTGATCTTCTACGCGCTCAAGACCATGAACCTGACCGCCAAGGGCAAGGCCCTCGAAGCCGGCGGCCAGGGCGACATGATCCGCATTCTCAACACCAAGAGCAACCGCACCCTGCTCGCCAAGGTGGTGCAGCCGCATCAGGTGGTGGTCGACGTGATCTCCACCCAGTCGGCGCTGCGCTGA
- the flgH gene encoding Flagellar L-ring protein, with protein sequence MFRIPAFRLALAAVALAALSGCNTLTRLSEIGEEPKLSAIENPTTKSGYQPVTMPMPDPEEPRPMANSLWRPGARAFFKDQRAAKVGDILTVSVAITDSADLSNTTSQGRGGAGESMGFSTLLGLENSVNKVLPNTVDPTSLVGGVTSSRDITGTGSIARTETIKISVAAVVVQVLPNGNLVIAGSQEVRVNYELRQLQVSGVIRREDISSTNTVASQDIAELRVAYGGRGTISDMQTPRYGSQLLDVILPF encoded by the coding sequence ATGTTCCGCATTCCCGCTTTCCGCCTCGCCCTCGCCGCGGTCGCGCTCGCGGCGTTGTCGGGCTGCAACACCCTCACCCGCCTGTCCGAAATCGGCGAGGAACCGAAGCTCTCGGCGATCGAGAATCCCACCACCAAGTCGGGCTATCAGCCGGTGACGATGCCGATGCCGGACCCCGAGGAGCCGCGGCCGATGGCCAACTCGCTGTGGCGGCCGGGCGCGCGCGCGTTCTTCAAGGACCAGCGCGCCGCCAAGGTCGGCGACATCCTCACCGTCTCGGTGGCGATCACCGACAGCGCCGACCTGTCCAACACCACCTCGCAGGGCCGCGGCGGCGCGGGCGAGAGCATGGGCTTCTCGACCCTGCTCGGGCTCGAGAACAGCGTCAACAAGGTGCTGCCGAACACCGTCGACCCCACCAGCCTGGTGGGCGGCGTGACGAGTTCCCGCGACATCACCGGCACCGGCTCGATCGCCCGCACGGAGACGATCAAGATTTCCGTCGCCGCGGTGGTGGTGCAGGTGCTGCCCAACGGCAATCTGGTGATCGCCGGTTCGCAGGAGGTGCGGGTCAACTACGAACTGCGCCAACTTCAGGTTTCGGGCGTGATCCGCCGCGAGGACATCAGCTCCACCAACACCGTCGCGTCGCAGGACATCGCCGAACTGCGGGTCGCCTACGGCGGGCGCGGCACCATCAGCGACATGCAGACGCCGCGCTACGGCTCGCAGCTTCTCGACGTGATCCTGCCCTTCTGA
- a CDS encoding conserved hypothetical protein (Evidence 4 : Homologs of previously reported genes of unknown function): MTTQLSNFEEDALALTQAAVGMSQALEQNDGAALVAALDENLKLWTAIKTLVGKPDCQLPEDIRSNLTRLSDYTAKVTFDLSPERRAQKIEALINTNLQIAEGLLEGHAKATAR, encoded by the coding sequence ATGACCACCCAACTGTCGAATTTCGAAGAAGACGCCCTCGCCCTCACCCAGGCGGCGGTGGGCATGTCCCAGGCGCTCGAGCAGAACGACGGTGCGGCGCTCGTCGCGGCGCTCGACGAGAACCTCAAGCTCTGGACCGCGATCAAGACCCTGGTCGGCAAGCCCGACTGCCAGTTGCCCGAAGACATCCGATCCAACCTCACCCGCCTCTCCGACTACACCGCGAAGGTGACCTTCGACCTCTCGCCGGAGCGTCGCGCGCAGAAGATCGAGGCGCTGATCAACACCAACCTGCAGATCGCCGAAGGCCTGCTGGAAGGCCACGCCAAAGCGACGGCGCGCTGA
- the dksA gene encoding RNA polymerase-binding transcription factor DksA, whose amino-acid sequence MTVMLPPDYRPSEDEDFMNERMVEYFRRKLLDWRTDLLRESEETLDHLREGPANEADIADRASSETDRALELRTRDRARKLIAKIDEALQRVEDGSYGYCQETQEPIGIRRLEARPIATLSLEAQERHERLERTHRDE is encoded by the coding sequence ATGACCGTGATGTTGCCGCCGGATTACCGGCCGTCCGAGGACGAGGACTTCATGAACGAGCGGATGGTCGAGTACTTTCGCCGGAAATTGCTCGACTGGCGGACCGATCTCCTGCGCGAATCGGAGGAGACTCTCGATCACCTGCGCGAAGGTCCGGCGAACGAGGCGGACATCGCCGACCGCGCCTCGTCGGAGACCGACCGCGCGCTCGAACTCCGGACCCGCGATCGCGCCCGCAAGCTGATCGCCAAGATCGACGAAGCGCTGCAACGGGTCGAGGACGGCTCCTACGGCTATTGCCAGGAAACCCAGGAGCCGATCGGCATCCGCCGTCTCGAGGCGCGTCCGATCGCCACCCTCTCGCTCGAGGCGCAGGAGCGCCACGAACGCCTGGAGCGCACCCATCGCGACGAATGA
- the fliX gene encoding Flagellar assembly protein FliX, translating to MKVGSTGSTSGPQRVRKSDGKSQRVEGSGFAEFLGGPEAADGPQAVEGAVSLSGVEAILAAQSVDPDGGQAMRRRMAQRGEDVLDRLEGVRVGLLAGRVPKQDLADLARLVRGKREAGVDPRLGALLDEIELRAEVELAKLTRDLGAEV from the coding sequence ATGAAGGTCGGTTCCACCGGTTCCACCTCAGGGCCCCAGCGGGTCCGCAAGAGCGACGGCAAGTCCCAGCGCGTCGAAGGTTCCGGATTCGCCGAATTTCTCGGCGGACCCGAGGCGGCCGACGGCCCGCAGGCGGTCGAAGGCGCGGTGTCGCTCTCCGGCGTCGAGGCGATTCTCGCGGCCCAGTCGGTCGACCCGGACGGCGGGCAGGCGATGCGGCGGCGCATGGCGCAGCGCGGCGAGGATGTGCTCGACCGCCTCGAGGGCGTGCGCGTCGGTCTTCTCGCCGGGCGGGTGCCGAAGCAGGATCTCGCGGATCTCGCGCGGCTGGTGCGGGGCAAGCGCGAAGCGGGCGTCGATCCGCGCCTCGGAGCGCTGCTCGACGAGATCGAACTGCGCGCGGAGGTCGAACTCGCCAAGCTCACGCGCGACCTCGGGGCGGAAGTCTGA